From the Malus domestica chromosome 17, GDT2T_hap1 genome, one window contains:
- the LOC103401756 gene encoding polyadenylate-binding protein-interacting protein 3-like isoform X2 — protein sequence MNTQQAFHPKSSANGFGRRRGEREGAPRVENKSKSGTANHSRLTSRKSGNSESPSRDRLVYMTTCLIGHNVEVQVENGSVYSGIFHATNAERDFGIILKMARMIKDGSVRGQKSMTESVSKAPSKTLIIPAKELVQVIAKDVSITRDGLLNEVQHEKHQDLMIDSFISQSHRGEMDRELEPWVPDEDDPRCPELENIFDGQWNRNWDQFETNETLFGVKSTFDADLYTTKLEKGPQTRELEREALRIAREIECEDTPDLHMAEERGIHLCGDIDEETRFSSVYRGEVVDDSGYDEDEDILLDSLNTETFGDSTGSLRKNSIDWTTGKRNDGAPSSSSFVDYTQCSESNGAPDLGRSGSYDHARQLASETPFKSFPCTAGERSENREVDATAESVVKPKLAEDNQTSEPDDSQPSLIGKEDVFDKGGLSSSATSYASAQTSSKGHEKMGSSDPVTGKSHVQTQTVNSHGRPGSSASSNSEFPATVSSSGGPGLSPSSSMGSLSSEKSTLNPHAKEFKFNPHAKSFVPSQAPVRPPSPVSDGSFYYPTNAPAVPHMPGMPVGIGGGPSFGHQPVMFNPQTMQGPQPFFHPNGPQYGQQMLLGHPRQVVYMPNYQPEMPYKGRDY from the exons ATGAATACACAACAAGCTTTCCATCCTAAATCTTCTGCTAATGGTTTTGGCCGTCGAAGAGGTGAAAGAGAAGGGGCTCCTAGGGTCGAGAATAAGTCAAAGTCTGGAACAGCAAACCACAGCAGATTAACAA GCAGAAAATCTGGAAACTCTGAgagtccttcacgtgatcgaTTAGTATATATGACCACATGTCTTATTGGGCATAATGTGGAAGTGCAGGTGGAAAATGGATCTGTATACTCTGGAATATTTCATGCAACAAACGCTGAAAGGGACTTTG GAATCATCTTGAAAATGGCACGAATGATAAAGGATGGTTCTGTACGCGGACAAAAGTCTATGACAGAGTCGGTTAGCAAGGCTCCTTCAAAGACTTTAATTATACCTGCCAAGGAACTTGTCCAAGTTATTGCAAAG GATGTCTCAATAACGAGAGATGGATTGTTAAATGAGGTTCAGCATGAAAAACATCAGGACCTTATGATAGATTCCTTCATATCACAATCCCACCGTGGTGAGATGGATAGAGAGCTGGAACCGTGGGTACCTGATGAAGATGATCCACGTTGTCCTGAATTGGAAAATATATTTGATGGACAATGGAATAG gAACTGGGATCAGTTTGAAACAAATGAAACATTATTTGGGGTAAAAAGCACATTTGATGCGGACCTTTACACCACTAAACTTGAGAAAGGCCCTCAAACAAGAGAGTTGGAAAGGGAAGCTTTAAGAATAGCAAGGGAAATTGAGTGTGAGGATACACCTGATCTGCATATGGCAGAG GAAAGAGGCATTCACCTTTGTGGGGATATTGATGAGGAGACAAGATTCTCCTCTGTTTATCGGGGGGAAGTAGTTGATGATAGTGGATATGATGAAGATGAGGATATTTTGTTGGATTCACTTAATACTGAAACCTTTGGAGATTCTACTGGTTCTTTAAGGAAGAATTCAATTGACTGGACCACTGGAAAAAGAAACGATGGGGCGCCATCGAGCTCTTCATTTGTT GATTACACACAATGTTCTGAGTCAAATGGTGCCCCAGATTTAGGTCGCTCTGGATCTTATGACCATGCTAGACAGCTGGCATCAGAAACACCTTTCAAGAGCTTCCCCTGTACAGCTGGTGAAAGAAG TGAAAATAGAGAGGTGGATGCTACCGCTGAGTCTGTAGTAAAGCCGAAG CTAGCTGAAGACAATCAAACGTCAGAACCAGACG ATTCACAGCCATCATTGATTGGGAAGGAAGATGTGTTTGATAAAGGGGGGTTATCCTCCAGTGCCACCTCTTATGCTTCTGCTCAGACTTCATCAAAAGGTCATGAGAAGATGGGTTCTAGTGACCCAGTAACTGGCAAATCACATGTTCAAACACAGACAGTAAATTCTCATGGACGACCTGGTAGTTCTGCATCTTCCAATTCGGAATTCCCAGCTACTGTCTCTTCTTCTGGTGGACCTGGTTTATCACCAAGCTCATCTATGGGTTCGTTGTCCTCTGAGAAGTCAACATTGAATCCCCATGCGAAG gAATTCAAATTCAATCCGCATGCAAAGAGTTTTGTTCCATCTCAAGCGCCTGTTAGGCCTCCATCCCCCGTGTCTGATGGCTCCTTCTATTATCCAACTAACGCACCTGCAGTACCACATATGCCGGGCATGCCTGTTGGCATTGGA GGTGGGCCCTCTTTTGGACACCAACCTGTTATGTTTAATCCACAGACAATGCAAGGACCCCAACCCTTTTTTCATCCAAATGGGCCTCAG TATGGGCAACAGATGCTTCTTGGCCATCCTAGGCAAGTCGTATACATGCCAAACTACCAACCT GAAATGCCTTACAAAGGACGAGATTATTAA
- the LOC103401756 gene encoding polyadenylate-binding protein-interacting protein 3-like isoform X1 has protein sequence MNTQQAFHPKSSANGFGRRRGEREGAPRVENKSKSGTANHSRLTSRKSGNSESPSRDRLVYMTTCLIGHNVEVQVENGSVYSGIFHATNAERDFGIILKMARMIKDGSVRGQKSMTESVSKAPSKTLIIPAKELVQVIAKVLLHFLLLFADPSKIILNSIQNLKLPSFVLLSFQGGDGQDVSITRDGLLNEVQHEKHQDLMIDSFISQSHRGEMDRELEPWVPDEDDPRCPELENIFDGQWNRNWDQFETNETLFGVKSTFDADLYTTKLEKGPQTRELEREALRIAREIECEDTPDLHMAEERGIHLCGDIDEETRFSSVYRGEVVDDSGYDEDEDILLDSLNTETFGDSTGSLRKNSIDWTTGKRNDGAPSSSSFVDYTQCSESNGAPDLGRSGSYDHARQLASETPFKSFPCTAGERSENREVDATAESVVKPKLAEDNQTSEPDDSQPSLIGKEDVFDKGGLSSSATSYASAQTSSKGHEKMGSSDPVTGKSHVQTQTVNSHGRPGSSASSNSEFPATVSSSGGPGLSPSSSMGSLSSEKSTLNPHAKEFKFNPHAKSFVPSQAPVRPPSPVSDGSFYYPTNAPAVPHMPGMPVGIGGGPSFGHQPVMFNPQTMQGPQPFFHPNGPQYGQQMLLGHPRQVVYMPNYQPEMPYKGRDY, from the exons ATGAATACACAACAAGCTTTCCATCCTAAATCTTCTGCTAATGGTTTTGGCCGTCGAAGAGGTGAAAGAGAAGGGGCTCCTAGGGTCGAGAATAAGTCAAAGTCTGGAACAGCAAACCACAGCAGATTAACAA GCAGAAAATCTGGAAACTCTGAgagtccttcacgtgatcgaTTAGTATATATGACCACATGTCTTATTGGGCATAATGTGGAAGTGCAGGTGGAAAATGGATCTGTATACTCTGGAATATTTCATGCAACAAACGCTGAAAGGGACTTTG GAATCATCTTGAAAATGGCACGAATGATAAAGGATGGTTCTGTACGCGGACAAAAGTCTATGACAGAGTCGGTTAGCAAGGCTCCTTCAAAGACTTTAATTATACCTGCCAAGGAACTTGTCCAAGTTATTGCAAAGGTTCTGCTTCATTTCTTACTGCTATTTGCTGACCCAAGTAAAATTATTCTTAATAGCATTCAGAATCTCAAATTACCATCATTTGTTCTGCTGAGTTTTCAAGGGGGGGATGGGCAG GATGTCTCAATAACGAGAGATGGATTGTTAAATGAGGTTCAGCATGAAAAACATCAGGACCTTATGATAGATTCCTTCATATCACAATCCCACCGTGGTGAGATGGATAGAGAGCTGGAACCGTGGGTACCTGATGAAGATGATCCACGTTGTCCTGAATTGGAAAATATATTTGATGGACAATGGAATAG gAACTGGGATCAGTTTGAAACAAATGAAACATTATTTGGGGTAAAAAGCACATTTGATGCGGACCTTTACACCACTAAACTTGAGAAAGGCCCTCAAACAAGAGAGTTGGAAAGGGAAGCTTTAAGAATAGCAAGGGAAATTGAGTGTGAGGATACACCTGATCTGCATATGGCAGAG GAAAGAGGCATTCACCTTTGTGGGGATATTGATGAGGAGACAAGATTCTCCTCTGTTTATCGGGGGGAAGTAGTTGATGATAGTGGATATGATGAAGATGAGGATATTTTGTTGGATTCACTTAATACTGAAACCTTTGGAGATTCTACTGGTTCTTTAAGGAAGAATTCAATTGACTGGACCACTGGAAAAAGAAACGATGGGGCGCCATCGAGCTCTTCATTTGTT GATTACACACAATGTTCTGAGTCAAATGGTGCCCCAGATTTAGGTCGCTCTGGATCTTATGACCATGCTAGACAGCTGGCATCAGAAACACCTTTCAAGAGCTTCCCCTGTACAGCTGGTGAAAGAAG TGAAAATAGAGAGGTGGATGCTACCGCTGAGTCTGTAGTAAAGCCGAAG CTAGCTGAAGACAATCAAACGTCAGAACCAGACG ATTCACAGCCATCATTGATTGGGAAGGAAGATGTGTTTGATAAAGGGGGGTTATCCTCCAGTGCCACCTCTTATGCTTCTGCTCAGACTTCATCAAAAGGTCATGAGAAGATGGGTTCTAGTGACCCAGTAACTGGCAAATCACATGTTCAAACACAGACAGTAAATTCTCATGGACGACCTGGTAGTTCTGCATCTTCCAATTCGGAATTCCCAGCTACTGTCTCTTCTTCTGGTGGACCTGGTTTATCACCAAGCTCATCTATGGGTTCGTTGTCCTCTGAGAAGTCAACATTGAATCCCCATGCGAAG gAATTCAAATTCAATCCGCATGCAAAGAGTTTTGTTCCATCTCAAGCGCCTGTTAGGCCTCCATCCCCCGTGTCTGATGGCTCCTTCTATTATCCAACTAACGCACCTGCAGTACCACATATGCCGGGCATGCCTGTTGGCATTGGA GGTGGGCCCTCTTTTGGACACCAACCTGTTATGTTTAATCCACAGACAATGCAAGGACCCCAACCCTTTTTTCATCCAAATGGGCCTCAG TATGGGCAACAGATGCTTCTTGGCCATCCTAGGCAAGTCGTATACATGCCAAACTACCAACCT GAAATGCCTTACAAAGGACGAGATTATTAA
- the LOC139193402 gene encoding uncharacterized protein, translated as MSNLNKLDFSSVEVFGRNYLKWVQDMKLHLTAKGIRATIEAPIADKLVDEAQKATAMIFIRRHIHDALQTEYLAEEHTLRLALADCFDHQKDIYLPEARHDWQHLRFQDFKSVNEYNFKVCRIRSLLKFYKVQLTESDLLDKTYSTFHAINIVLQ; from the coding sequence atgtcgaacttgaacaagctcgatttctcctctgtagaagtctttggaagaaactatttgaagtgggttcaagacatgAAGCTCCATTTAACTGCAAAGGGCattagagccaccatcgagGCACCTATCGCCGATAAACTTGTTGACGAAGCTCAGAaggctactgcaatgatcttcattcgaagacacatccatgatgcactgcagactgAGTATCTCGCTGAAGAGCACACTCTCAGGCTTGCTTTGGCTGACTGTTttgatcaccagaaagacatatacttgcctgaagcaagacacgactggcagcatcttcgcttccaagactttaagtcagtgaatgaatacaacttcaaagtttgtagaatccgttcTTTGTTGAAATTCTACAAAGTGCAACTAACCGAATCAGATCTCTTGGataagacctattcgaccttccatgccaTTAATATTGTACTGCAGTAA